One Eptesicus fuscus isolate TK198812 chromosome 13, DD_ASM_mEF_20220401, whole genome shotgun sequence genomic window, TACCCTTCAAACTCATATAATCTTATCAACCATTGTCATTTcaataaattaaactaaaaaataaaaagaattaccataaaaataaacaaagaaaataaataatttttaaaaatcttaatcttCGAATCACTCCTGTTTAAATACGGTCATAGATATTTTTCAGAATGGTAatcttgaatattttttctcttactaaAGAATGTTCCAGAATCTCAAAGCCTCCAACATCTCTAAGATCCAGATCTCTGAATTTATTCTGATGGGATTCCCAGGCATTCACAGCTGGCAACATTGGCTCTCCCTGCCATTGGCTCTGCTCTACCTCTTAGCCCTCAGTGCCAACAACCTTATCCTGATCATCATCTATCAAGAGACAACACTGCACCAGCCTATGTACCATTTCCTGGGCATCCTGGCTGTGGTAGACATGGGCCTTGCCACCACTATCATGCCAAAGATATTGGCCATCTTATGGTTCAATGCTAAAGCCATCAGTCTCCCTGAGTGCTTCCTGCAGATGTATGCCATACATTGTTTTGTGGGCATGGAGTCCGGTATCTTTGTATGCATGgctatagatagatatgtagctATTTGTCGACCACTACGCTACTCATCAATAATTACTGAATCTTTTGTGGTCAAAGCAACTGTGTTCATGGCACTCAGAAACTCCATAACTACCATCCCAGTGCCTGTATTGGCTGCTCAGAGGCACTACTGCTCCCAGAACCAAATAGAACACTTTCTGTGTTCTAATCTCGGTGTCACTAGTCTATCCTGTGATGACAGAAC contains:
- the LOC129151306 gene encoding putative olfactory receptor 56B2, producing the protein MLTMLQNLKASNISKIQISEFILMGFPGIHSWQHWLSLPLALLYLLALSANNLILIIIYQETTLHQPMYHFLGILAVVDMGLATTIMPKILAILWFNAKAISLPECFLQMYAIHCFVGMESGIFVCMAIDRYVAICRPLRYSSIITESFVVKATVFMALRNSITTIPVPVLAAQRHYCSQNQIEHFLCSNLGVTSLSCDDRTINSIYQLLLAWTLMGSDLGLIILSYALILHSVLKLNSAEAASKALSTCTSHLILILFFYTVVIVMSITYGAAMSVPIIPVLLNVLHSVIPPALNPMVYALKNKDLRQGLYKVLKVHIKNN